A part of Haliotis asinina isolate JCU_RB_2024 chromosome 10, JCU_Hal_asi_v2, whole genome shotgun sequence genomic DNA contains:
- the LOC137298901 gene encoding galactosylceramide sulfotransferase-like — translation MTHHTRCSAMKFKQRNFFLWFSALTCSFGGVVFLIGRNYTATVPVLETYNFVNGDPVRVEFRPRWPTKCHPVTKLAFLKVHKAGSSTVANIIQRFGFTRNLNFVVPRKPFHTSAYNYIGHRGDSVSRDNILPPPLGETYDILWNHVTYNHNAFRDVMPKETRYISILREPFDQFVSAFEYYVLVGRRRNVTLQQHSNPLAAYLDNEKPASLRVNRIRNSQSNDMGFEFPALTNRTAAMTYISQIENDFDLVMLMEYFDESLVLLKRILCWSLKDILYFLHNKNTRRQHWMFSQEHYKKHQNLSRADYDLYTHFRKVFWKKVWSQGSDFFDEVRYFKQLLIQLRDYCVVGRTLEVPASRWGDGFVVDNRDCFYMKISELAFFDRIINATHAKISAQTNSFHRPY, via the exons ATGACACATCACACTCGGTGTTCGGCGATGAAGTTCAAGCAAAGAAACTTCTTTTTGTG GTTCTCAGCGCTGACCTGCAGTTTCGGGGGTGTGGTGTTTCTGATTGGTCGGAATTACACGGCTACGGTGCCTGTTCTTGAGACTTACAACTTCGTCAACGGCGATCCAGTACGAGTGGAGTTCCGGCCAAGATGGCCGACCAAATGCCACCCTGTCACTAAACTTGCCTTCCTGAAAGTTCACAAAGCTGGAAGTTCTACAGTGGCCAACATTATTCAGAGATTTGGTTTCACCAGGAATCTCAACTTCGTTGTGCCAAGAAAACCGTTTCACACATCTGCATACAATTACATTGGGCACCGCGGGGATAGCGTATCCAGAGACAATATTCTCCCCCCACCCCTTGGGGAGACTTATGACATTCTGTGGAACCACGTGACCTATAACCATAATGCATTTCGTGATGTCATGCCCAAGGAGACGCGCTACATTTCAATACTCAGGGAGCCCTTTGATCAATTTGTGTCGGCGTTTGAATATTACGTGTTGGTTGGAAGGCGTAGAAACGTGACTCTGCAACAACATAGCAACCCCCTGGCGGCTTACCTGGACAACGAGAAGCCAGCCAGTTTAAGGGTGAACCGGATCCGCAATTCCCAGTCCAACGATATGGGCTTCGAATTTCCGGCGTTGACAAATAGAACGGCAGCGATGACGTACATAAGCCAAATCGAGAATGACTTCGACTTGGTTATGCTCATGGAGTACTTCGACGAATCTTTGGTACTTCTGAAACGCATCCTGTGCTGGAGTTTAAAAGACATACTATATTTCCTTCACAACAAGAATACCAGAAGGCAACACTGGATGTTCTCGCAAGAACATTACAAGAAACATCAGAACCTATCCAGGGCAGACTATGATCTATATACGCATTTCAGGAAGGTGTTCTGGAAAAAGGTTTGGAGTCAAGGGTCAGATTTTTTTGACGAAGTGCGGTATTTTAAACAGTTATTGATTCAGCTTCGAGACTACTGCGTTGTGGGTCGGACGTTGGAAGTCCCTGCCAGTAGGTGGGGAGATGGTTTTGTTGTAGATAACAGAGACTGTTTTTATATGAAAATTTCGGAACTTGCTTTCTTCGACCGGATTATTAATGCCACGCATGCAAAAATATCTGCCCAAACAAACTCATTCCATAGACCTTACTGA